In the genome of Candidatus Binatus sp., the window GCGCGGGATCCTTGACGCGTCGGCAATAGAGCATCCAGGAAAACCCCGCGATGAATGGATACAGCATCGGCGCGAGGATGCGCGCGCGCAGTTTGCGCTTGCTGCGCCCCAGCGCGTCCAGCCTGAGCCCAGCGCCCCACGCTATCCAGTGCAGATCGTTGAGACCCATCACGTGCCAGTTGCGCCCGTCCTCGACGCGATAGCGATAGGGCAGGGGCGCGCGCCGCCCCTTGTAGTAGCCGCTCAGCAGATAGTGAATTCGCGAAGATACGTTCAGCCGGTTGGGCGTGGTGACGATCGCAGTGCCGCCCGGCCGCAGCACTCGCCCGATTTCGCCGAGCGCATGCGGGATGTCCGCCAGATGCTCGATCACTTCGAGCATCAGCACGAGATCGAATCGACTATCGCGAAACGGCAGGTCGCGATCGAGATTGGCGGCGACCCAGCCGGGTTTTTTGGTGCGGTACTCGGTCGAGATTACGCGCCAGCCCCGCTCCGCGAGCATCCCGCTGGATAGCCCGTCGCCCGCGCTCAGATCCAGCGCGAGCGAAGATGACCCCGGCGCCGCGGCCAGCGCGATCGCGCCGCGCACGCGCTCACTCATCGTAACTGCGAATCGTGTTTCGTTTCACCGCGCCGCGCCGCTCAAGACGCCGCAATTAAATCGCCGCCGTCTTGAATTGGAATCTTCAGCCGGTTAAATCTCTTAGTTCGCCGTTGAGCGAGAGTGGCGGAATGGCAGACGCGCAAGGCTCAGGACCTTGTGAGCGCAAGCTCGTGGGGGTTCAAGTCCCCCCTCTCGCACCACTTTGATCGATCGAAGATTAGTAGCTGTCCGGCACTCCGCCCGACGATTTGTTGCCTGATTTTGCGGGTCCCGCGGCGCACGACGATACGTCCGAAACGCTCGCGCCGATCGCGGCTGCGATCTCCGAATCAGAGCGGCCGGACTGTTGCTGCAACTTCACTACGTTGCAATCCACGTGATTGCTCGACATCGAACCGCATCCGGCCACAGCGCCAGCCAGCACCATCGTTCCGATCGCGGCCGCTATTCCGAATTTTCGAAGTGCTTCAAACATTTATTCTCCCCTGCAAGCACGGATTAGTCAGGTCAATCCCCCAAGTCAGTGCATGCGCACGATATTATTAAGCGCCCCGCTTTTACAAGCCGCAATTTATGCGCCAACGACTCAACTATTTTTCGTGATACGCCAGCTTCTGTTTGAAAAGGTCGAGTCGTTCATGCCTGGGTGGTTGCGGTTCATCAGCCAGTGCGATGGCCTTTTGCTCCCACTTGACCGCATCATCAAAGTCGCCAGCTTCCGCATAGGAAGTAGCAAGGGCGTCGAGCACTCTTGCCTTCTTCCACTCCGTCAGATCCGCGGCTTTGCGAGCGTATTCGATCGCTCTTTTGCCGTCGCGGCGATCTGGCTGGGGGCAAGTGGCCAGCATCCAGGCGATCGCCTCGTGCGCCCTCGCATCGCGGGCGTTTGCGTGCAGAGCTTCGCTAGCGATGCGGATCGCATTCTGGAAGTCGGCGGCGGCGCGCTCCTGATCGCCCTTGGCGGAATACGTTATCCCTCTCAAGTAGTATGCCCACGCGTCATTGGGTTTCCGCCGAATCGCTTCATCGAGATCGCCGATCGCGTGATCGAACTCGCCAAGTCGAAAATAGCTCACTGCCCGGCTGCGATAGACGTCCATGCTCGGGTCCAGGCGGGTCGCGGTATCCAGGTCGTTGATGGCGCGTTGGTAATCGCCCCTGTCGAGGTACGCGATGCCGCGCCCCTTGTATGCAAACCCGGAGCTGGGATCGAGTCGTATTGCTTCGCTGAAATCTGCGATCGCACGACTTTGACGATCTTCGAGCAGCAACACGCTCCCGCGCCAGAGGTAGGCGTTTGCGTAGTCGGGGCTAAGACGTATCCCCGTGTCGAAGTCGGCGAGTGCGCGATCATTGCGACCAGCCAGATAGTAGGCTCGCCCGCGCTGCAGGAAGGAATCTGGATTATCGACTGGAGACAGCCAGATTTCTGCCGTCAAATACCTGATCGCGACGCCATATTGTTTCCGTTCAATGGCCTCCACGCCTTTCCGGCCAGGCAGAACCAGCGCGTAGAACATTCCAACCCCGAAGGTCGCCAGACTGACTACGAGGAGCACTACGCGCCATATCCGCGTTGGTGCGGGAGTTGGCCGGCCAAATATCAGGCAATAGCGAAGGAATTGCAGCAGTCCAAAGTATTCGCTCGCCACTATAACGAATGGCAGAATTCCGGCTAACTGGGGCTCCTCCCAAAGCAGAATCTTGCTCGCACCTGCGACGGCAAAGCTGATCGCGATCGAAATCCGTAGGCTCGCGCTGACGATGGTTTTAAAAGGCCACAGCGCAAGCAACGCGATGAAGACGTCGAAATAGAAATGTGGTGTGCTCGCTGCAAACGACGTTTCCCACTTTTGGACTGAACCCGAAAGGTAGATCGGGTAGGCGGTTCCTGCGGTGACGAGAACCAGCGCGGCGACGAACCAAACGCGCCTGGGTGGATCAATTCGATTTGCGGCGAGCGTCGCCATGCCCCGATAACGTATCAGAACAGTCAACGGGCCCGAATCGACTTCCTAAACTGAGCTTGAGAGGTGCGTGCGTGCTCAATATGATTCGACTCAAGGGCGAGTTGCGCCCTTTTTTCGACCGCGCGGATTAGCGCGCTAGACGACCTCGGCCAAGTTACCGGCCGCATCAGGAAATTGCCAGTGGATTTGCCCAAAACTTTCGACTCGAAAGCCGCCGAGGAGCGATGGTTCCAGCGCTGGATCGACCTCGGCTACTTCACCGCCGACCCCAATCGCGACGGCAAGGTTTTCTCCGTCGTCATACCGCCGCCCAACGTCACCGGCCAGCTCCATCTCGGCCACGCGCTCAACGTCTCGCTGCAGGACATCATCGTCCGCACGCGGCGGATGCAGGGTTACAACACGCTCTGGCTGCCTGGCACCGACCACGCCGGCATCGCAACGCAGAACGCGGTCGAAAAGGACCTGGCCAAGGAAAAAAAGAATCGGCATACGATGGGCCGCGACGCGTTCGTCAATCGCGTCTGGGAATGGCGCGAGATGTACGGCAGCAGAATCCTCAATCAGCTTCGACGGCTCGGCGCGTCGTGCGATTGGAGCCGCGAACGCTTCACGCTCGATCCGGGCCTGTCGCGCGCGGTGACGAAAGTCTTCGTCGATCTTTACCACAAGGGCCTCATTTACCGCGCCAAGCGGATGATCAACTGGTGCCCGCGATGCGAAACGGCGCTCTCCGATCTCGAAGTCGATCACAAGGATGCGCAGGCGCATCTTTGGTACATCAGGTATCCGCTGGCCGATGGCAGCGGCGCGATCACGATCGCGACCACGCGCCCCGAGACGATGCTCGGCGACACCGCGGTCGCCGTGAATCCCAATGATGAGCGCTACACCGCGCTCGTCGGCAAGACGGTCGCACTACCGCTGGTCGGTCGCGAGATCAAGATAATCGCGGACGCGGCGATCGATCGGGAATTCGGCACTGGCGCGCTGAAGGTCACGCCCGGCCACGATCCCGTGGACTTCGAGCTCGGCCAACGACACGGCCTCGAGCAAATTTCAATTCTCGACGGCCGCGCCAACATCAACGAGAACGGCGGCGTGTATCGCGGGATGTCGCGCGAAGAAGCGCGCAAGCAAATCGTCAAGGATCTCGAAGCCGCCGGCCTGCTCGAAAAAATCGAGCCGCATTCGCATTCGATCGGCGTGTGCTCGCGATGCGATACCGTCGTCGAGCCGATGCTCTCCGAGCAGTGGTTCTTGGCGATGCGCGAGATGGCCGATCGCGCGATCGAGGCGGTGCGCAACGGCGACACGACTTTCCATCCGAAGTTCTGGGAGAACACCTTTTTCAACTGGCTCGAAAACATCCACGACTGGTGCATCTCGCGGCAACTCTGGTGGGGCCATCGCATTCCCGCGTATCGATGCGCGCGATGCGATCACCTCGTCGTCGCGATGGAACGTCCGCAGCGATGCCCCGAGTGCGACGGCTCCGATATCATCCAGGATGACGACGTGCTCGACACCTGGTTCAGCTCGGGCCTGTGGCCAATTTCGACGCTCGGATGGCCCGACGACACGCCGGACCTTCGCCGCTACTATCCGACCAGCCTGCTGCTGACCGGCTTCGATATCATCTTTTTCTGGGTCGCGCGCATGATGATGTTCGGCCTCGAGTTCACCGGCAAGGTGCCGTTCAAGGACGTGTACATCACGCCGCTGGTGCGCGATGAACTCGGCAAGAAGATGACCAAGTCGAAGGGCAACGTCGTTGACCCG includes:
- a CDS encoding class I SAM-dependent methyltransferase is translated as MSERVRGAIALAAAPGSSSLALDLSAGDGLSSGMLAERGWRVISTEYRTKKPGWVAANLDRDLPFRDSRFDLVLMLEVIEHLADIPHALGEIGRVLRPGGTAIVTTPNRLNVSSRIHYLLSGYYKGRRAPLPYRYRVEDGRNWHVMGLNDLHWIAWGAGLRLDALGRSKRKLRARILAPMLYPFIAGFSWMLYCRRVKDPAQRAINRELFGFMTSSSLLMDENIVMRFRKVGGGADSIPD
- a CDS encoding tetratricopeptide repeat protein; protein product: MATLAANRIDPPRRVWFVAALVLVTAGTAYPIYLSGSVQKWETSFAASTPHFYFDVFIALLALWPFKTIVSASLRISIAISFAVAGASKILLWEEPQLAGILPFVIVASEYFGLLQFLRYCLIFGRPTPAPTRIWRVVLLVVSLATFGVGMFYALVLPGRKGVEAIERKQYGVAIRYLTAEIWLSPVDNPDSFLQRGRAYYLAGRNDRALADFDTGIRLSPDYANAYLWRGSVLLLEDRQSRAIADFSEAIRLDPSSGFAYKGRGIAYLDRGDYQRAINDLDTATRLDPSMDVYRSRAVSYFRLGEFDHAIGDLDEAIRRKPNDAWAYYLRGITYSAKGDQERAAADFQNAIRIASEALHANARDARAHEAIAWMLATCPQPDRRDGKRAIEYARKAADLTEWKKARVLDALATSYAEAGDFDDAVKWEQKAIALADEPQPPRHERLDLFKQKLAYHEK
- a CDS encoding valine--tRNA ligase, which codes for MDLPKTFDSKAAEERWFQRWIDLGYFTADPNRDGKVFSVVIPPPNVTGQLHLGHALNVSLQDIIVRTRRMQGYNTLWLPGTDHAGIATQNAVEKDLAKEKKNRHTMGRDAFVNRVWEWREMYGSRILNQLRRLGASCDWSRERFTLDPGLSRAVTKVFVDLYHKGLIYRAKRMINWCPRCETALSDLEVDHKDAQAHLWYIRYPLADGSGAITIATTRPETMLGDTAVAVNPNDERYTALVGKTVALPLVGREIKIIADAAIDREFGTGALKVTPGHDPVDFELGQRHGLEQISILDGRANINENGGVYRGMSREEARKQIVKDLEAAGLLEKIEPHSHSIGVCSRCDTVVEPMLSEQWFLAMREMADRAIEAVRNGDTTFHPKFWENTFFNWLENIHDWCISRQLWWGHRIPAYRCARCDHLVVAMERPQRCPECDGSDIIQDDDVLDTWFSSGLWPISTLGWPDDTPDLRRYYPTSLLLTGFDIIFFWVARMMMFGLEFTGKVPFKDVYITPLVRDELGKKMTKSKGNVVDPLDLMEQYGADAVRFTLAQLAAQGRDVILSHDRFAAARAFANKIWNAARFVKMNLDGAPEPLPKVEISQLGLAERWILSRLDSAIREVTRSIDSYEFNVAAMKLYQFIWHEFCDWYIELSKEPLKAGGECQAAARWVLVNVFDQMLRLLHPFMPFVTEEIWQVIRPYLDEANLAPHLPIAKYPEPLESNPLSDAEQIAMQHCIEATEAINSLRSLLGWHPGQRVNAVIIHSEPLTDERWEWEKYVRVLGKLESVRRYSGDKASGPLLRSVLTHLAWADVGIEVPPEFDYQRTRQKLHKELEEARKHAGQHEARLNDEGFRQKADPDTIEDVKSRFDELQSLTLRLQQQIKQLDSVQ